One stretch of Armigeres subalbatus isolate Guangzhou_Male chromosome 2, GZ_Asu_2, whole genome shotgun sequence DNA includes these proteins:
- the LOC134218190 gene encoding putative odorant receptor 92a — MALIFVAPKTCLEYGGEGFDSFARGTAELIYFTDFISSMVLFAFRRKSYVRMITMLQETFRALADPAQPTSCVTAITSFNGRIFRYSRIYACFIGSCFIFYIPLPMTATFLNYFSAGNETEAVEFVLPLENKFYGLDTRRNIVHYLIYMAMLTPAVCGSACLSIVKGTVLFTIIRYGATLFELVSLKIEDLGDPNNFRDWDDLEAQRKRHDRLQEIIALHQTALEFADLLENTMQHILLSQFVNCLLISCLMMFYISSTYGPNVVNMVILFAVLMVEVFAYCFNGDELSEKAAAVANSIYNYPWYKEPTPVQKAIQLMILRSQRKIGITAAKFYFVDIGRFGVVVQASYSYYLILKERF; from the exons ATGGCCCTCATATTCGTGGCACCGAAAACCTGCCTCGAGTACGGTGGCGAAGGGTTCGATTCGTTCGCCCGGGGAACCGCCGAGTTGATCTACTTTACCGATTTCATCTCATCGATGGTGCTGTTTGCCTTTCGGCGCAAGTCCTACGTCCGGATGATCACCATGCTGCAGGAAACCTTTCGGGCACTGGCCGATCCGGCTCAACCGACCAGCTGTGTGACCGCGATCACCAGCTTCAACGGGCGGATCTTCAGATACTCCCGAATTTACGCCTGCTTCATCGGAAGTTGCTTCATTTTCTACATCCCGTTGCCCATGACGGCCACATTCCTAAACTACTTCTCCGCTGGGAACGAAACCGAAGCGGTCGAGTTCGTACTTCCTCTAGAGAATAAATTCTACGGCTTGGACACCCGACGCAACATCGTCCACTACCTAATCTACATGGCTATGCTAACACCCGCGGTCTGCGGTTCGGCGTGCCTCAGCATCGTCAAGGGCACGGTCCTGTTTACAATCATCCGCTACGGGGCCACCCTGTTCGAGCTGGTTTCGCTGAAAATAGAAGACTTGGGCGATCCGAACAATTTCCGCGATTGGGATGACCTCGAAGCGCAGCGCAAACGCCACGATCGCCTCCAGGAAATAATCGCCCTGCACCAGACGGCGCTGGAGTTCGCCGACCTGCTCGAGAACACGATGCAGCACATTCTACTTTCCCAATTTGTCAACTGTTTGCTCATCTCGTGTCTGATGATGTTCTACATCTCGAGT ACGTACGGCCCGAATGTCGTCAATATGGTAATCTTGTTCGCCGTCCTCATGGTGGAAGTGTTTGCGTACTGCTTCAATGGAGACGAGCTAAGCGAAAAA GCGGCAGCGGTTGCAAACTCGATCTACAACTATCCCTGGTACAAGGAACCGACCCCAGTTCAGAAGGCGATCCAGCTGATGATTCTTCGATCGCAGCGCAAGATCGGAATAACGGCGGCCAAGTTCTATTTCGTCGACATTGGACGATTTGGGGTGGTGGTCCAGGCGTCGTACTCATACTATCTGATTCTGAAGGAGAGATTTTAG